From Hippoglossus stenolepis isolate QCI-W04-F060 chromosome 6, HSTE1.2, whole genome shotgun sequence, a single genomic window includes:
- the LOC118111503 gene encoding ceramide-1-phosphate transfer protein, with amino-acid sequence MAGSCEEQKFSFQEILDTFKLCLTDSKDVDLQHYVDGWRGLIKFLNCLGSIFGFISKDASSKILILVGHLNGENGSQYVTIQSMVKYELEKDLVDLTKRGIHQESGCRTLLRLHRALRWLELFLERLRTSSEDGKTSVMCGEAYNESLSQYHPWVVRKAAGVAFCVLPGRPAFFEVMNVGPSEQVVAMLGEALPLISEVYQVTEKLYAQHNLLDLP; translated from the exons ATGGCTGGTTCGTGTGAGGAGCAGAAGTTCAGCTTCCAGGAGATTCTCGACACCTTCAAACTGTGTCTGACTGACAGTAAAGACGTGGATCTCCAGCACTACGTGGACGGCTGGCGAGGGCTCATCAA GTTCCTGAACTGCTTAGGCAGCatctttggcttcatttccaaAGATGCTTCCAGCAAGATCCTCATCCTGGTCGGCCACCTGAACGGCGAGAACGGGTCTCAGTACGTCACCATCCAGTCGATGGTGAAGTACGAGCTGGAGAAGGATCTGGTGGACCTGACCAAGAGAGGCATCCACCAGGAGTCCGGCTGCCGCACCCTGCTGAGGCTCCACCGCGCGCTGAGGTGGCTGGAACTTTTCCTGGAGCGCCTCCGCACCAGCAGCGAGGACGGCAAGACCTCCGTCATGTGCGGAGAGGCCTACAACGAGTCCCTCTCCCAGTACCACCCCTGGGTGGTCCGCAAGGCTGCGGGCGTGGCGTTCTGCGTGCTCCCCGGGCGTCCTGCTTTCTTCGAGGTGATGAATGTGGGCCCCTCAGAGCAGGTGGTGGCCATGCTGGGAGAAGCCCTGCCTCTCATCTCTGAGGTTTACCAAGTAACAGAGAAACTTTACGCTCAACATAACCTACTTGATTTACCGTAG